From the Ferviditalea candida genome, one window contains:
- the plsY gene encoding glycerol-3-phosphate 1-O-acyltransferase PlsY, with protein MFYIIPIVSSYLLGSLIFSLIVGKLLKGVDVRSHGSGNAGATNTLRVLGIGPAILVLALDIGKGVLAVWLGKWFAPDLLWVHVVCGISVIIGHNWPVFFRFRGGKGIATTIGMVATLSFLPGLMAGIIAILSIIITRYVSLGSLLFTGLLPIFLVIMHYPVELIFASILLFIFAVWRHRKNIEKLLHGQENRLGAKKREETQ; from the coding sequence TTGTTTTACATCATTCCGATCGTGTCAAGTTATTTATTGGGTTCTTTAATCTTCAGCCTGATCGTCGGGAAGCTTTTGAAGGGTGTGGATGTTCGCAGCCACGGCAGCGGAAATGCAGGCGCAACCAATACGCTGAGAGTTCTGGGCATCGGTCCGGCCATTCTCGTGCTGGCTCTGGATATCGGAAAAGGGGTGCTGGCCGTTTGGTTGGGCAAATGGTTCGCACCCGATCTATTATGGGTTCATGTGGTTTGCGGAATCAGTGTCATTATCGGCCATAATTGGCCGGTTTTCTTCCGTTTCAGGGGAGGCAAAGGGATTGCCACAACGATTGGTATGGTGGCCACTTTAAGTTTTCTGCCGGGTCTGATGGCCGGAATTATTGCTATTTTATCCATAATTATAACCCGTTATGTGTCTCTCGGATCTTTATTGTTTACCGGATTGCTGCCGATTTTTTTAGTCATCATGCATTATCCTGTCGAATTGATCTTTGCCAGCATACTGCTGTTCATTTTTGCCGTATGGAGACATCGGAAGAATATCGAAAAATTGCTCCATGGACAGGAAAACAGGCTGGGAGCGAAAAAACGGGAGGAGACGCAATGA
- a CDS encoding 2Fe-2S iron-sulfur cluster-binding protein — translation MLELKGKRTQKDVGTVIGRTILEHALEHKVEWGFSCVRGTCARCRTFVAEGRDNLGEPTKAERDRLDPEEIEEGYRLGCQAVIVKEGRIVVVNSTYF, via the coding sequence ATGCTTGAGCTAAAAGGCAAGAGAACACAGAAAGATGTAGGAACGGTCATCGGTCGGACAATTCTGGAGCATGCCCTTGAGCACAAAGTGGAATGGGGTTTTTCCTGCGTGCGGGGAACCTGCGCCAGATGCCGGACTTTCGTTGCGGAAGGAAGGGACAATTTGGGGGAACCGACTAAGGCGGAACGGGACAGGCTTGATCCGGAGGAAATTGAAGAAGGGTACCGCTTGGGCTGCCAAGCGGTCATTGTCAAAGAAGGCCGTATAGTGGTCGTCAACAGTACTTATTTTTAA
- the spoIVA gene encoding stage IV sporulation protein A, whose amino-acid sequence MEKVDIFKDIAERTGGDIYLGVVGAVRTGKSTFIKRFMESVVLPNIRSEADRIRATDELPQSAAGRTIMTTEPKFVPNNAVHLHVAEGLEVNVRLVDCVGYAVEGAKGYEDENGPRMVTTPWFEEPIPFQEAAEIGTRKVIQEHSTLGVVVTTDGSIAEIPREDYVEAEERIINELKEVGKPFILIVNSIQPNGDAAQGLRAELAEKYDIPVMAASVANMGEADFMRVLKEVLYEFPVHEVNVNLPSWVMVLNERHWLRSSFEISVRETVKEIRRLRDVDRVVSQFEEYDFIDRAGLAGMNMGQGVAEIDLYAPDELYDKILMEVVGVEIRGKDHLLQLMQDFSYAKREYDRYSEAMEMVKTTGYGIAAPSLEEMTLDEPELIRQGSRFGVRLKATAPSIHMIRVDVESEFAPIIGTEKQSEELVRYLMQDFEDNPTRIWESDIFGRSLHSIVREGIQGKIAMMPDNARYKLQETLGRIINEGSGGLIAIIL is encoded by the coding sequence TTGGAAAAAGTTGATATTTTCAAGGACATTGCGGAGCGAACCGGCGGAGACATTTATCTCGGGGTCGTTGGCGCGGTCCGGACGGGGAAATCGACTTTTATCAAGCGATTTATGGAAAGCGTCGTTCTGCCCAACATCCGCAGCGAAGCCGATCGCATCCGTGCGACGGATGAGCTTCCGCAAAGCGCTGCAGGCAGAACGATTATGACGACCGAGCCGAAATTTGTTCCCAATAATGCTGTTCATCTGCATGTGGCCGAAGGTTTGGAAGTGAACGTCCGCTTGGTGGATTGCGTAGGTTACGCTGTAGAGGGGGCTAAAGGTTATGAAGACGAGAACGGCCCCAGAATGGTAACCACACCCTGGTTCGAGGAACCCATCCCCTTCCAGGAGGCAGCAGAAATCGGCACGAGAAAAGTCATTCAGGAGCATTCCACGCTGGGAGTGGTCGTCACTACCGACGGCAGCATAGCGGAAATTCCCCGAGAGGATTACGTCGAAGCGGAAGAAAGAATCATCAACGAATTGAAGGAGGTCGGCAAGCCGTTCATTCTGATCGTCAATTCCATTCAACCGAACGGCGATGCCGCTCAGGGGCTGCGTGCGGAGCTGGCGGAGAAATACGATATTCCCGTTATGGCAGCAAGTGTGGCCAATATGGGAGAAGCCGATTTCATGCGGGTGCTCAAGGAAGTGCTGTATGAATTCCCGGTGCACGAAGTGAACGTCAATCTTCCGAGCTGGGTCATGGTGCTTAATGAAAGGCATTGGCTGCGGAGCAGTTTTGAAATTTCGGTTCGCGAAACGGTTAAGGAGATCCGCCGTTTGCGCGATGTGGACCGCGTGGTCAGCCAGTTTGAAGAGTACGACTTTATCGATCGGGCCGGTCTCGCCGGGATGAACATGGGTCAGGGCGTGGCGGAGATCGACCTGTATGCTCCGGATGAACTGTACGACAAAATTTTGATGGAAGTCGTCGGAGTGGAAATTCGCGGCAAAGATCATCTGCTGCAGCTTATGCAGGATTTCTCCTATGCCAAGCGGGAATATGACCGGTATTCGGAAGCGATGGAAATGGTCAAAACGACGGGCTACGGCATCGCCGCTCCTTCTTTGGAGGAGATGACGCTGGACGAACCGGAATTGATCAGACAAGGCTCGCGATTCGGCGTGAGACTGAAAGCGACCGCCCCTTCGATTCATATGATTCGCGTGGATGTGGAATCCGAATTTGCTCCGATTATCGGAACGGAAAAACAAAGTGAAGAGCTTGTAAGGTATTTGATGCAGGATTTCGAAGACAATCCTACGAGGATTTGGGAATCGGATATTTTCGGCCGCTCCCTTCATTCTATCGTCAGGGAAGGCATACAAGGAAAAATTGCCATGATGCCCGATAATGCGCGCTACAAGCTGCAGGAGACCCTGGGAAGAATCATCAATGAAGGTTCGGGCGGATTGATTGCAATCATCCTCTAA
- a CDS encoding NAD(P)H-dependent glycerol-3-phosphate dehydrogenase, which produces MTPKKVSVLVAGSWGTALATVLADNDMDVTLWSRSRHQVEEINSLHRNSRFSQDIQLPPNIRATDSLEEAVIGADAVILVPPSSGMREIACKLRAYMDANTLLVHATKGFEADTVLRMSEVIAEELPGYDKDNIVVLSGPSHAEEVILKSPTAVVVAAGHTEAAEAVQDLFINSYFRVYTNPDVIGVEVGGALKNVIALGAGLSDGLGFGDNAKAALLTRGLAEIGRLGLAMGASPMTFAGLAGIGDLVVTCTSKHSRNWRAGYMLAKGVPLDEVLATMGMVVEGVRTTKAARALAHKFQTELPIAEELYRVLFEGKSPKTAVEDLMGRGRTHEMEDIARTSFGKRQP; this is translated from the coding sequence ATGACGCCGAAGAAGGTATCCGTTCTGGTTGCCGGAAGCTGGGGCACGGCTTTGGCCACGGTGCTGGCCGACAATGATATGGATGTGACCCTTTGGTCCCGAAGCCGCCATCAGGTGGAGGAAATTAACAGCCTGCATCGCAACAGCCGGTTTTCACAGGATATTCAGCTGCCTCCCAATATCCGTGCGACTGACTCCTTGGAAGAAGCAGTAATCGGGGCGGATGCCGTGATTCTTGTTCCTCCTTCGTCCGGTATGCGCGAAATTGCGTGCAAGCTGCGGGCATACATGGATGCCAATACCTTGCTCGTTCATGCCACGAAGGGTTTCGAAGCGGATACGGTACTGAGAATGTCCGAGGTGATTGCCGAGGAGTTGCCCGGATATGACAAGGACAATATCGTCGTTCTATCAGGCCCCAGCCATGCCGAAGAAGTGATACTCAAAAGCCCGACCGCAGTGGTCGTTGCCGCGGGCCATACAGAGGCGGCGGAGGCGGTGCAGGATCTGTTCATCAATTCCTATTTTCGGGTATATACGAATCCCGACGTCATCGGCGTAGAGGTCGGCGGAGCCTTGAAGAATGTTATTGCCCTCGGAGCCGGTTTATCCGACGGTCTCGGCTTCGGCGACAATGCCAAGGCTGCGCTGTTGACAAGGGGGCTTGCTGAAATCGGCCGTCTCGGTTTGGCGATGGGGGCCAGTCCGATGACGTTCGCCGGGCTGGCAGGCATCGGCGATCTGGTAGTCACCTGTACGAGCAAGCACAGCCGCAACTGGAGAGCCGGGTATATGCTCGCCAAGGGAGTGCCTTTGGATGAGGTGCTTGCGACGATGGGGATGGTGGTTGAGGGTGTTCGCACAACGAAAGCCGCCCGCGCGCTGGCACATAAATTCCAAACGGAGCTTCCGATAGCGGAAGAACTTTACCGAGTTCTGTTTGAAGGGAAATCTCCGAAAACGGCCGTAGAGGATTTAATGGGCCGGGGCCGGACACACGAAATGGAGGATATTGCGCGAACAAGTTTTGGAAAACGGCAGCCGTAA
- a CDS encoding stage VI sporulation protein F, which yields MSSKDLSKDVLNIVKNKTGKSVTEKDIHKLASKVGPKTVQSEEKLRELILQVSRMVNIPVSESTISEIIKAVQKSGLNPNNMEQMMKAMMGKK from the coding sequence ATGAGCAGCAAGGATCTGTCCAAAGATGTTTTAAACATCGTCAAGAACAAGACCGGCAAATCCGTGACCGAGAAAGATATTCACAAACTTGCCAGCAAGGTTGGGCCGAAAACGGTGCAGAGCGAAGAGAAATTGCGCGAGTTGATTTTGCAGGTATCCCGAATGGTCAATATCCCGGTATCCGAATCGACGATTTCCGAAATTATCAAAGCTGTCCAAAAAAGCGGATTAAATCCCAATAACATGGAACAGATGATGAAAGCGATGATGGGCAAAAAATAG
- a CDS encoding DUF2768 family protein produces MSSMDKMWASFIAMGLMVLASVLITFARGKTSGAVRFILSLIAFVLFIPILILMLLSMM; encoded by the coding sequence ATGAGCAGTATGGATAAAATGTGGGCGTCCTTTATCGCCATGGGATTGATGGTGCTGGCATCCGTGCTGATTACCTTTGCCAGAGGGAAAACAAGCGGAGCGGTACGGTTCATTTTGTCCCTTATCGCATTTGTGCTTTTCATTCCCATCCTTATTTTAATGCTGTTATCGATGATGTGA
- a CDS encoding HU family DNA-binding protein, with amino-acid sequence MNKSDLIARVAESTDLSKKDVTKAVDAVFEAISEALHKGDKVQLVGFGNFEVRERAARKGRNPQTGEEIEIPASRVPAFKPGKALKDGI; translated from the coding sequence ATGAATAAATCGGATTTGATCGCCAGAGTCGCCGAAAGCACCGACCTTTCCAAGAAAGACGTGACGAAAGCGGTCGATGCAGTATTCGAGGCGATTTCTGAAGCGCTTCACAAAGGGGATAAAGTTCAGCTTGTGGGATTTGGAAATTTTGAAGTTCGTGAACGTGCTGCCCGCAAAGGGCGCAACCCGCAAACAGGCGAGGAGATTGAAATACCGGCGAGCAGGGTGCCTGCATTTAAGCCCGGAAAAGCTTTAAAAGA
- a CDS encoding 2Fe-2S iron-sulfur cluster-binding protein has protein sequence MQVSIRFLPSGRTVKVKQGTTILEAGKKAGEAIRTRCAGKAACLMCKILVRDQAGLSPVTRNERVKLGEMADRNYRLACQSRIWADVEAEVPEDPLKAVIRKKLASEEDQ, from the coding sequence ATGCAAGTTTCGATCAGATTTTTGCCAAGCGGCCGAACGGTCAAAGTAAAGCAGGGAACGACGATTTTGGAGGCCGGGAAAAAAGCCGGCGAGGCGATACGGACCCGATGCGCAGGGAAGGCTGCCTGTTTGATGTGCAAGATCCTTGTTCGGGATCAGGCCGGTTTATCGCCGGTCACCCGGAATGAACGCGTCAAATTGGGGGAGATGGCCGACCGCAATTACCGCTTGGCCTGCCAGTCCAGAATCTGGGCAGACGTTGAGGCGGAGGTTCCCGAAGATCCGCTGAAGGCCGTCATCCGCAAAAAGCTGGCATCCGAGGAAGACCAGTGA